The Klebsiella sp. RHBSTW-00484 genome includes a window with the following:
- a CDS encoding helix-turn-helix transcriptional regulator, producing the protein MSRRADRLFQIVQILRGRRLTTAGLLAERLGVSERTIYRDIRDLSLSGVPVVGEAGSGYRLLAGYDLPPLMLTTQESEALVAAIRMLQTWGGASLSQALESAQEKVLAILPAESRRKAEQSRLFAPDFGAQGYTKDQFDLVHRAVSGQQALALHYRDEAGNVSQREVLPLGLFFWGERWLLVTWCELREDYRCFRLDRCLDIVMTGRHFSERADRSLSDFMRKVRCEER; encoded by the coding sequence ATGAGCCGACGCGCCGACCGCCTTTTTCAAATCGTCCAGATCCTGCGCGGCAGAAGGTTAACCACTGCCGGGCTGCTGGCCGAACGGCTTGGCGTGTCGGAACGCACGATTTACCGTGATATTCGCGATCTGTCGCTCTCTGGCGTGCCGGTGGTGGGGGAGGCAGGAAGCGGCTACCGACTACTGGCGGGCTACGATTTACCTCCGCTGATGCTGACGACCCAGGAATCCGAAGCGCTGGTGGCGGCGATTCGGATGCTGCAGACCTGGGGCGGCGCGTCGTTGTCTCAAGCGCTGGAGTCGGCGCAGGAAAAAGTGCTGGCGATTTTGCCCGCGGAGAGTCGGCGCAAGGCGGAACAGTCGCGCTTGTTTGCTCCGGACTTTGGCGCTCAGGGCTACACTAAAGACCAGTTTGATTTAGTTCATCGGGCGGTTTCTGGTCAGCAGGCACTGGCGCTGCACTATCGTGATGAGGCCGGAAACGTGTCGCAGCGCGAAGTGCTGCCGCTGGGGCTTTTTTTCTGGGGCGAGCGCTGGCTGCTGGTAACCTGGTGCGAACTGCGTGAGGATTATCGCTGTTTTCGCCTTGATCGGTGCCTGGATATTGTCATGACCGGGCGTCATTTCAGCGAACGAGCCGATCGTTCATTGAGCGATTTTATGCGTAAGGTGAGATGCGAAGAGCGCTAA
- a CDS encoding VOC family protein, which produces MNNVINWFEIPVVDMDRAVAFYEPVMQVTLKRENMDCAEMAVFPYQDPAPGGALAKFDGVKPSDQGCIIYLHADNLAATLDRVNSAGGSCVFGPLELADDIGTIALFIDSEGNRIGLHQPA; this is translated from the coding sequence ATGAATAACGTTATTAACTGGTTTGAAATTCCGGTCGTGGATATGGATCGTGCCGTCGCGTTTTACGAGCCAGTGATGCAGGTGACGCTGAAGCGGGAGAATATGGACTGTGCTGAAATGGCGGTATTTCCTTATCAGGATCCTGCTCCCGGCGGTGCGCTGGCAAAGTTCGACGGAGTTAAGCCTTCCGATCAGGGATGCATTATCTATCTGCATGCTGACAATCTGGCGGCTACGCTCGATCGTGTAAATTCGGCGGGCGGAAGCTGTGTTTTTGGCCCGCTTGAGCTGGCGGACGATATCGGCACTATTGCCCTGTTTATTGATAGCGAGGGTAATCGGATTGGCCTTCACCAACCAGCGTAA